The nucleotide window TGGACAGGCAAAATTCCCCGATTTTATAAGGAAATGGAAAAACTGAAAAAACCCGAATACGGAATATATGCAGTTTTGGGAAATCACGATTATAATTCTGCTCCGAAAAATGTCGAAAATCTGAAAAGACTCGGTTATAAAGTTCTTGTAAATGAGAACGATAAAATTATGATAAATAAACAGAGTATTTATATTTCGGCAGTCGATGATTTGCTGAAAGGGAAACCTGATGCCGAAAAAGCTCTCGAAGGGATAAAAAAAGAGGATTTTAACATATATATTACTCATAATCCCGATTATTTTGAAGATATGACCGAGGAGCAGAAAAACCGTTCGGATATAACTTTGGCAGGGCACACTCACGGAGGGCAGATAACACTTTTCGGACTGATACTTTTAGCTGAGATAAAGCACCCTTGGAAATACGGATACGGACTCAAAGAATATGACGGACATAAAATATACACTACATCAGGTGTGGGAGGCAGTGCTTTTGAACTGTTTATCAGATTTTTTGCACAGCCTGAAATAGTTGTGTTGAAGTTGAAAAAAATCAATTAATGCAAGTATGAAAATTGGAAATATTTGAAATAAAACATTAGAGAGAAAATCATAAAAATCGGAGGAAAAATGGGGAAAAATAAATCTAAAACTTTATTTGATAAGGTTTGGGAAAAACATGTGATAACGGGAAATCCGGGAGAAGCACAATTACTTTACATTGATTTGCATTTGATACATGAAGTAACTTCTCCGCAGGCTTTTTCGGGATTAAGACTGGCAGGAAGAAAAGTCAGA belongs to Pseudoleptotrichia goodfellowii and includes:
- a CDS encoding metallophosphoesterase, producing MKYIFLTLFVLGIIALIYAHYEYTQIKIKTLEIASKDIPEEFDGKTIIFAADFQLDTYARFNKKQSDRIINLINEQEKDLIILGGDYTNWTGKIPRFYKEMEKLKKPEYGIYAVLGNHDYNSAPKNVENLKRLGYKVLVNENDKIMINKQSIYISAVDDLLKGKPDAEKALEGIKKEDFNIYITHNPDYFEDMTEEQKNRSDITLAGHTHGGQITLFGLILLAEIKHPWKYGYGLKEYDGHKIYTTSGVGGSAFELFIRFFAQPEIVVLKLKKIN